One stretch of Streptococcus australis DNA includes these proteins:
- a CDS encoding Cof-type HAD-IIB family hydrolase, whose product MIKLVATDMDGTFLDGEGRFDMERLKNLLVSYKEKGIYFAVASGRGILSLKKLFADVRDEVIFIAENGSYVEFHGENMYETTMSRDFYLSTFEALKKSPYFDERKMLLTGKKACYVLDTVDETYLKFSRHYNENIQKVASLEAITDEIFKFTTNFTEDTIEAGETWVNENVPGVNAMTTGFESIDIVLDYVDKGVAIVELAKKLGLTMDQIMAFGDNLNDLHMMQVVGHPIAPENARPEILELAEAVIGHHKDQSVMAYMEGL is encoded by the coding sequence ATGATTAAACTTGTAGCAACCGATATGGATGGAACCTTTCTAGACGGAGAGGGTCGGTTTGATATGGAACGCCTCAAAAACTTACTCGTTTCCTACAAGGAAAAGGGGATTTATTTTGCTGTGGCTTCGGGTCGCGGTATCTTGTCCCTTAAAAAGCTATTTGCTGATGTGCGTGATGAAGTGATTTTTATAGCTGAAAATGGGAGCTATGTTGAGTTTCATGGAGAGAATATGTACGAGACTACCATGTCTCGGGACTTTTACTTGAGCACTTTTGAAGCCTTAAAGAAATCGCCCTATTTTGATGAAAGAAAAATGCTGCTGACAGGGAAAAAAGCTTGTTATGTATTGGATACAGTCGATGAGACCTATCTCAAGTTCAGCCGTCACTACAATGAAAACATTCAAAAAGTAGCGAGTCTGGAAGCTATTACGGATGAGATTTTTAAATTCACCACGAACTTCACAGAAGATACGATAGAAGCTGGAGAGACTTGGGTCAACGAAAACGTTCCTGGAGTCAATGCCATGACAACAGGTTTTGAATCCATCGATATTGTCTTGGACTACGTTGATAAGGGTGTGGCTATTGTTGAGTTAGCTAAAAAACTTGGTTTAACCATGGATCAGATCATGGCGTTTGGGGATAATCTCAATGACCTTCACATGATGCAGGTCGTCGGGCACCCAATCGCTCCTGAAAATGCGCGACCAGAGATTTTAGAATTAGCAGAAGCTGTGATTGGCCACCACAAGGACCAGTCAGTGATGGCTTATATGGAGGGCTTGTAA
- a CDS encoding YbaB/EbfC family nucleoid-associated protein has translation MMNMQNMMRQAQKLQKQMEQSQAELAAMQFVGKSAQDLVQATLTGDKKVVSIDFSPAVVDPEDLETLSDMTVQAINAALEQIDETTKKKLGAFAGKLPF, from the coding sequence ATGATGAACATGCAAAACATGATGCGCCAAGCACAAAAACTTCAAAAACAAATGGAACAAAGTCAAGCAGAACTCGCTGCTATGCAATTTGTTGGAAAATCTGCTCAAGACCTTGTCCAAGCGACCTTAACTGGAGATAAGAAAGTTGTTAGTATTGACTTCAGTCCAGCAGTTGTAGATCCAGAAGATCTAGAAACCTTGTCTGATATGACCGTTCAAGCCATCAACGCTGCTCTAGAACAAATCGACGAAACGACTAAGAAAAAACTAGGTGCTTTCGCTGGAAAATTACCATTCTAA
- a CDS encoding glycerophosphoryl diester phosphodiesterase membrane domain-containing protein — protein sequence MKPEKPKKLGFRKIYLNLDKVLFLFFLIFMMVEYLWLPLNSWLAGLLLSQTGYLFISYNNIFAIITSSPLISLAFLVLIVINLLVAYFQICLLFIGARHLLYHEKRTLIEYSRKVFQQSFLFMKRLSFCKMAFVFFYVAMLFPFIRKILKIYYLNKIVIPDFIVTYLEDKHWLVGLMIFASAWILLYVSVRLMFALPKILFEKRTVREGVKFSLQKTKKQVLFYAWNLLLIIIKTYLFFFLLLTPLLIGQIVIDNLTQKESLILGVINFVLIKNIHYMALTYFLVKFVSFLTGEELEIMPRRKKDHLMRWGVMGCASIFFALEGYIYLEAPVTNTPLVISHRGVSNKNGVQNTVQSLEKTAQLKPDLIEMDVQETKDGQFVMMHDANLKNLAGINVRPQDLTLEELTGLDISENGYRTKISSFDDYLNRANELHQRLLIEIKTSKKDSPQMMERFLEKYGSIIKQYGHQMQSLDYHVIDQVLKYDSTIPAYFILPYNSIFPKTKATGYTMEYSTLDEYFVTKLWYTEQKLYVWTINSSDALDKSLQLSVDGMITDDTEMLQETLAAAQEDPEYTDLLLKKATEFFNF from the coding sequence ATGAAACCTGAAAAACCTAAAAAACTAGGTTTTAGGAAAATTTACCTCAACCTAGATAAAGTTCTCTTCCTCTTTTTCTTAATTTTCATGATGGTGGAATATCTGTGGCTACCTCTCAATTCTTGGCTTGCTGGTCTTTTACTCAGCCAGACGGGCTATTTGTTTATTTCTTACAATAATATTTTTGCCATTATCACGAGTTCTCCTTTAATCAGTCTGGCCTTTCTTGTCTTGATTGTAATCAATCTTTTGGTGGCCTATTTCCAGATTTGCCTCCTCTTTATTGGGGCGCGTCACCTTCTCTACCACGAAAAGAGAACCTTGATTGAGTACAGTCGCAAAGTTTTCCAACAAAGTTTTCTGTTCATGAAACGCTTGAGCTTCTGTAAGATGGCCTTTGTATTCTTTTACGTGGCCATGCTCTTTCCTTTTATCAGGAAAATTTTAAAAATTTATTACTTAAATAAAATCGTTATTCCAGACTTTATCGTGACTTATCTGGAAGACAAGCACTGGCTAGTAGGCTTGATGATTTTTGCATCTGCTTGGATTTTGCTCTATGTGTCTGTCCGACTCATGTTTGCCCTTCCGAAGATTCTCTTTGAAAAGAGGACTGTGAGAGAAGGAGTAAAATTTAGTCTGCAAAAGACAAAAAAACAAGTTCTCTTTTATGCTTGGAACTTGCTACTCATTATTATTAAAACCTATCTCTTTTTCTTCCTCCTCTTGACTCCCTTGCTAATAGGACAGATTGTAATTGACAATTTAACACAGAAAGAATCACTGATTCTTGGAGTTATCAACTTTGTCTTGATAAAAAACATCCACTATATGGCGTTGACCTATTTCCTTGTTAAGTTTGTCTCCTTTTTGACAGGTGAGGAACTGGAGATTATGCCAAGAAGAAAAAAAGACCATTTGATGAGATGGGGAGTTATGGGCTGTGCTAGTATCTTTTTTGCGCTGGAAGGTTATATCTATCTGGAAGCTCCTGTGACAAATACCCCTTTAGTCATTTCACATAGGGGCGTTTCAAATAAAAATGGTGTACAAAACACTGTACAGTCTTTGGAAAAAACAGCGCAACTGAAACCAGATTTGATTGAAATGGATGTGCAGGAGACCAAAGATGGTCAGTTTGTGATGATGCATGACGCCAATCTTAAGAACTTAGCAGGTATCAATGTCAGACCTCAAGACTTGACTTTGGAGGAGTTGACAGGGTTAGATATTTCTGAAAATGGCTATCGAACCAAGATATCTAGTTTTGATGACTATCTCAATCGCGCGAATGAACTTCATCAAAGATTGTTGATTGAAATTAAAACCAGTAAAAAAGATAGTCCACAAATGATGGAACGTTTTCTAGAGAAGTATGGCTCTATTATCAAGCAGTATGGTCATCAGATGCAATCACTAGACTATCATGTGATTGACCAAGTTTTGAAATATGATTCGACTATTCCAGCTTATTTCATCTTGCCTTATAATAGTATTTTCCCAAAAACCAAGGCAACTGGCTATACCATGGAGTATTCAACATTGGATGAATATTTTGTTACTAAACTTTGGTATACGGAACAAAAGCTTTACGTATGGACCATCAATAGCTCTGACGCACTTGATAAATCGTTGCAGTTGTCAGTGGATGGGATGATTACAGATGACACGGAGATGCTACAGGAGACTTTAGCAGCAGCTCAGGAAGATCCAGAATACACCGATCTCCTTTTGAAAAAAGCTACGGAGTTCTTTAATTTCTAA
- a CDS encoding 3'-5' exonuclease: MEKLRDYIAFDLEFNQHEGVTHLIQVSAVRFQDGHEIDAFDSYVHTSVPLKSFINGLTGITAETLKDAPKVEQVLKYFQGFVGNLPIVGYNAAKSDLPILMEHGLDYRDQYKVDLYDEAFERRSSDLHGIANLKLQTVANFLGFKGQSHNSLEDARMTARVYEAFLESDEGKLLLEEQSNLSMNPFGGLDLSQFLD; the protein is encoded by the coding sequence ATGGAAAAATTAAGAGACTATATCGCCTTTGACTTAGAATTCAATCAACACGAAGGGGTTACCCATTTAATTCAGGTATCAGCAGTTCGTTTTCAAGATGGTCATGAAATAGATGCCTTTGATTCTTATGTCCATACCAGCGTGCCTTTAAAGAGTTTTATCAATGGTTTGACAGGAATTACAGCTGAAACCTTGAAAGATGCGCCAAAAGTAGAGCAAGTTTTAAAATACTTTCAGGGATTTGTTGGCAACTTACCCATTGTTGGCTACAATGCAGCCAAGAGTGATTTGCCTATTCTCATGGAGCATGGCTTGGACTATCGTGACCAGTATAAGGTCGACCTATATGATGAGGCTTTTGAACGTCGTAGTTCCGACCTACACGGCATAGCTAATCTCAAACTGCAAACCGTTGCGAATTTTTTAGGCTTTAAAGGTCAATCGCATAATAGTTTAGAAGATGCCCGTATGACAGCGCGTGTTTATGAAGCCTTTCTGGAGTCTGACGAAGGAAAACTATTATTAGAAGAACAGAGTAATCTATCCATGAATCCTTTTGGTGGGCTAGACTTATCTCAATTTCTAGACTAG
- the rocS gene encoding chromosome segregation protein RocS, which yields MSIEMTVSEIAEVLGLSRQAINNRVKELPEEDTKKNDKGVTVVTRSGLIKLEEIYKKTIFEDEPVSDDVKQRELMEILVDEKNAEILRLYEQLKAKDQQLAEKDEQMRIKDRQIAEKDKQLDQQQQLTLQAMKDQESLKLELDQAKEEVQATKRGFFARLFGGK from the coding sequence ATGAGTATTGAAATGACCGTCAGCGAGATTGCAGAGGTCTTAGGACTATCTCGTCAGGCAATCAACAATCGTGTCAAAGAACTTCCCGAAGAAGACACGAAAAAAAATGACAAAGGCGTAACAGTAGTTACTCGAAGTGGCTTAATCAAGCTAGAAGAAATCTACAAAAAAACGATTTTTGAAGATGAACCAGTCAGTGATGATGTCAAACAACGCGAACTGATGGAAATCTTGGTCGATGAGAAAAATGCTGAAATTCTTCGATTGTATGAGCAACTCAAGGCTAAAGACCAGCAGTTAGCAGAAAAAGATGAGCAGATGCGCATCAAAGATCGCCAGATTGCTGAAAAGGACAAACAATTGGATCAACAGCAACAGTTAACTCTTCAAGCCATGAAGGATCAAGAAAGCTTGAAACTAGAGTTGGACCAAGCAAAAGAAGAAGTCCAAGCAACCAAAAGAGGCTTTTTTGCTCGCCTGTTTGGAGGAAAATAA
- a CDS encoding 5'-methylthioadenosine/adenosylhomocysteine nucleosidase, with the protein MKIGIIAAMPEELIHLTQNLDKPQEVQVLGNTYYTGIIGKTEVVLVQSGIGKVMSAMSVAVLADHFQVEAIINTGSAGALAEGIAVGDVVIADKLVYHDVDVTAFGYAYGQMAGQPLYFESDKNFIARIQESLSQLEQTWHLGLIATGDSFIAGDDKIASIKSHFPDVLAVEMEGAAIAQAAQALDLPFLVIRAMSDNANHEASISFDEFIIEAGRRSAQVLLAFLKALN; encoded by the coding sequence ATGAAAATTGGAATCATTGCTGCCATGCCAGAAGAGCTGATACATTTAACTCAGAATTTGGATAAACCTCAAGAAGTTCAGGTCTTGGGAAATACTTACTACACTGGAATTATTGGCAAGACAGAAGTTGTCCTAGTTCAGAGTGGGATTGGAAAGGTCATGTCGGCTATGAGTGTAGCGGTGTTAGCTGACCATTTTCAAGTAGAAGCCATCATCAATACAGGATCAGCAGGTGCTCTTGCAGAAGGGATTGCTGTTGGTGATGTCGTGATTGCGGATAAACTAGTCTATCATGATGTGGACGTGACTGCATTTGGCTATGCTTATGGTCAGATGGCTGGTCAACCTCTTTACTTTGAATCCGATAAGAACTTTATCGCTAGGATTCAAGAAAGTTTATCTCAATTAGAGCAGACTTGGCACCTAGGCTTGATTGCTACAGGGGACAGTTTTATAGCTGGAGATGATAAGATTGCTAGTATCAAGTCCCACTTTCCAGATGTTTTAGCAGTTGAAATGGAAGGGGCAGCCATTGCTCAGGCAGCTCAGGCTCTTGACCTACCTTTCCTAGTTATTCGCGCTATGAGTGACAATGCCAATCACGAAGCCTCTATCTCATTTGATGAGTTTATCATTGAAGCCGGACGTCGTTCTGCCCAAGTTTTACTAGCCTTTTTAAAGGCCTTGAATTAA
- the macP gene encoding cell wall synthase accessory phosphoprotein MacP, which produces MGKPLLTDEMIERANRGEKISGPPLQDDEETKILPTASQHFGYSRSRDNGFSQDTLTIEVEPTIHKSRRIENTKRNVFNSKLNRILFAVILLLILLILAMKLL; this is translated from the coding sequence ATGGGAAAACCTTTATTAACAGATGAAATGATTGAACGTGCCAATCGTGGTGAGAAAATCTCAGGACCACCCCTCCAAGATGATGAGGAAACCAAAATCCTGCCAACTGCTTCACAACATTTTGGCTATTCACGTTCTAGAGACAACGGTTTTAGTCAAGATACACTTACAATCGAAGTAGAACCAACGATTCATAAGAGCCGTCGCATTGAGAACACTAAGAGAAATGTTTTTAATTCGAAACTCAATCGCATCTTATTTGCAGTCATTCTACTCTTGATTTTGTTAATTTTGGCGATGAAACTCTTGTAA
- a CDS encoding NUDIX hydrolase produces MEFEEKTISRKEIYQGPIFKLVQDQVELPEGKGTAQRDLIFHNGAVCVLAVTAEDKIVLVKQYRKTIEAVSYEIPAGKLEIGENADPMAAALRELEEEVAYTGKLELLYDFYSAIGFCNEKLKLYLASDLTKVDNPRPQDDDETLEVLEVSLEEAKNLIQSGHICDAKTIMAIQYWELQKK; encoded by the coding sequence ATGGAATTTGAAGAAAAAACGATTAGCCGGAAGGAAATCTATCAAGGTCCTATCTTTAAACTGGTGCAAGATCAGGTGGAACTGCCAGAAGGAAAAGGAACTGCTCAACGTGACTTGATTTTTCACAATGGAGCCGTTTGTGTTCTAGCCGTGACAGCTGAGGATAAAATTGTCCTCGTTAAGCAATACCGAAAGACTATCGAGGCTGTCTCTTATGAGATTCCTGCTGGGAAACTTGAAATTGGTGAAAATGCTGATCCTATGGCAGCCGCCCTTCGAGAACTAGAAGAGGAAGTTGCCTACACAGGTAAGTTAGAACTCTTATACGATTTCTATTCAGCAATTGGTTTTTGCAATGAAAAATTAAAACTCTACCTAGCAAGTGATTTAACTAAGGTAGATAATCCTCGTCCGCAAGATGATGATGAAACCTTGGAAGTCCTAGAAGTGAGTCTAGAGGAGGCCAAGAACCTGATCCAGTCAGGTCATATCTGTGATGCCAAGACTATCATGGCGATCCAGTACTGGGAACTACAAAAGAAATAG
- the glmU gene encoding bifunctional UDP-N-acetylglucosamine diphosphorylase/glucosamine-1-phosphate N-acetyltransferase GlmU, translating into MSNYAIILAAGKGTRMKSDLPKVLHKVAGISMLEHVFRSVGAIQPEKTVTVVGHKAELVEQVLAGQTDFVTQSEQLGTGHAVMMAEPILEGLTGHTLVIAGDTPLITGESLKNLLDFHINHKNVATILTAEAANPFGYGRIVRNDNAEVLRIVEQKDATDFEQQIKEINTGTYVFDNERLFEALKNINTNNAQGEYYITDVIGIFRNAGEKVGAYTLKDFDESLGVNDRVALATAEAVMRRRINHAHMVNGVSFVNPEATYIDIDVEIAPEVQIEANVTLKGQTKIEAETVLTNGTYIVDSTIGAGAVITNSMIEESTVADGVTVGPYAHIRPGSSLGAQVHIGNFVEVKGSSIGENTKAGHLTYIGNCEVGSHVNFGAGTITVNYDGKNKYKTVIGNNVFVGSNSTIIAPVELGDNSLVGAGSTITKDVPADAIAIGRGRQVNKDEYATRLPHHPKNQ; encoded by the coding sequence ATGTCAAATTATGCCATTATTTTAGCAGCGGGTAAAGGTACTCGCATGAAATCAGATCTTCCTAAGGTACTTCATAAAGTAGCAGGAATTTCAATGTTGGAACACGTTTTTCGTAGTGTTGGTGCTATTCAACCTGAAAAGACAGTTACCGTAGTGGGACACAAGGCTGAGTTAGTTGAGCAAGTCTTGGCTGGACAGACAGACTTTGTCACTCAATCGGAGCAATTAGGTACAGGGCATGCTGTGATGATGGCAGAGCCAATCTTAGAAGGTCTGACTGGTCATACCTTGGTTATCGCTGGTGATACACCTCTGATTACGGGTGAAAGTTTAAAAAATCTCTTGGATTTCCACATCAATCACAAAAATGTTGCGACTATCCTGACAGCTGAAGCGGCAAATCCTTTTGGATACGGTCGAATTGTCCGCAACGATAACGCTGAAGTGCTTCGTATTGTCGAGCAAAAAGATGCGACAGATTTTGAACAGCAAATCAAGGAAATTAATACAGGAACTTATGTGTTTGACAATGAACGTCTTTTTGAAGCCCTTAAAAATATCAATACTAATAATGCTCAAGGAGAATACTATATAACCGATGTGATTGGTATCTTCCGTAATGCGGGTGAGAAGGTTGGTGCCTATACTCTCAAGGACTTTGATGAAAGTCTTGGAGTAAATGACCGTGTAGCTCTTGCTACTGCGGAAGCAGTGATGCGTCGCCGTATCAATCACGCTCACATGGTTAATGGTGTTAGTTTTGTTAATCCAGAAGCAACCTACATCGACATTGATGTCGAGATTGCTCCTGAAGTTCAAATCGAAGCTAACGTTACCTTGAAAGGTCAAACGAAGATTGAGGCAGAGACTGTTTTAACAAATGGAACTTATATCGTGGATAGCACCATTGGAGCTGGTGCCGTGATTACGAATTCTATGATTGAGGAAAGTACGGTTGCAGACGGTGTGACTGTTGGTCCTTATGCCCATATTCGTCCAGGTTCAAGCCTCGGTGCCCAAGTTCATATCGGTAACTTCGTAGAAGTTAAAGGTTCTTCAATCGGTGAAAATACTAAGGCAGGTCATTTGACCTATATCGGAAACTGTGAAGTAGGTAGCCACGTTAACTTTGGCGCAGGTACGATTACAGTAAACTATGACGGGAAAAACAAATATAAGACCGTTATTGGCAACAATGTCTTTGTTGGCTCAAACTCAACCATCATCGCCCCTGTAGAACTTGGAGATAATTCTCTCGTTGGTGCTGGTTCAACTATTACTAAAGATGTCCCAGCGGATGCTATTGCTATTGGTCGTGGACGTCAGGTTAATAAAGACGAATACGCAACACGTTTGCCTCATCATCCGAAAAACCAGTAG